One region of Flavobacterium sp. GSB-24 genomic DNA includes:
- a CDS encoding DUF1254 domain-containing protein has protein sequence MKNKSLIILVVSMLILAVGCEKKTVINETSPSDTTTVVASEFGTPVKMDGELPSKESIPVLFDEMDFQQATQCYLWGLPIVAFAEWQQIHYKTFNATSNDLVFYNTYNDRLGILTGNATTPYIMSFIDLAANGPTVIEMPAGHTAGGLGDFWQREQAVIGEMGPDKGKGGKYILVPPTMKDFKPAGYFIVPCTTVNMFFGFRALDPDPKATETLVKQVKIYPYAQRANPTPTKVVSPPAGKKWYGIQPTGIAYWERLHAILQNEPVEERDRFFMAWLRNLGIEKGKPFTPDERQKKILIAAAAKGQQMAMANSFNKRFKDVKHWPDKKWDYVMIIKDPSQHADNYDEFFERTSYFYEAVTYSKAMITKIPNVGQAYLGSYYDSEGNWLDGGKNYTLKVPANPPAVNFWSITIYDTATRCLIDNPQRNADLSSRKDLIKNADGSVDLYFGPKAPAGKEKNWVQTLPGKHWFTYMRFYGPTTAYFDKSWKMDDIKEVK, from the coding sequence ATGAAAAACAAAAGCCTTATAATACTTGTAGTTTCTATGCTGATTTTAGCTGTTGGATGTGAAAAAAAGACAGTAATAAATGAAACGTCACCATCTGACACAACAACAGTTGTGGCTTCTGAGTTTGGAACTCCAGTAAAAATGGATGGCGAACTGCCTTCAAAAGAATCGATTCCGGTTTTGTTTGATGAAATGGATTTTCAGCAGGCAACCCAATGTTATTTATGGGGATTGCCAATTGTGGCTTTCGCCGAATGGCAGCAAATTCATTACAAAACATTTAATGCTACAAGTAATGACCTTGTTTTTTATAATACTTATAATGACCGTTTAGGAATTCTAACAGGAAATGCTACAACGCCTTATATTATGTCATTTATTGACCTTGCTGCAAACGGACCAACGGTTATTGAAATGCCCGCAGGACACACAGCAGGCGGGCTTGGAGATTTTTGGCAGCGTGAGCAAGCCGTAATTGGTGAAATGGGACCTGATAAAGGGAAAGGGGGAAAATACATTTTAGTGCCGCCAACGATGAAAGATTTCAAACCAGCAGGATATTTTATAGTGCCGTGTACGACAGTAAATATGTTTTTCGGATTCAGAGCATTAGATCCAGATCCAAAAGCGACTGAAACATTGGTAAAACAAGTAAAAATTTATCCATACGCACAACGCGCCAATCCAACACCTACAAAAGTGGTAAGTCCGCCGGCAGGAAAAAAATGGTACGGAATTCAGCCAACGGGAATCGCTTATTGGGAACGCCTTCATGCTATTTTACAAAACGAACCAGTTGAAGAACGCGATCGTTTTTTCATGGCCTGGCTTAGAAATCTCGGAATCGAAAAAGGCAAACCTTTTACGCCAGACGAACGTCAGAAGAAAATTTTAATTGCCGCTGCTGCGAAAGGACAACAAATGGCCATGGCAAATTCTTTCAACAAAAGATTCAAAGATGTGAAACACTGGCCGGATAAAAAATGGGATTATGTAATGATCATCAAAGATCCCTCGCAGCATGCTGATAATTACGACGAATTCTTCGAAAGAACTTCTTATTTCTATGAAGCCGTTACATATTCAAAAGCTATGATTACCAAAATTCCAAATGTCGGTCAGGCGTATTTAGGCTCGTATTATGACAGTGAAGGCAACTGGTTAGACGGCGGTAAAAATTACACGCTGAAAGTTCCGGCAAATCCACCTGCAGTCAATTTCTGGTCGATTACGATTTATGATACAGCAACACGATGTTTGATTGATAATCCGCAGAGAAATGCTGATTTATCTTCCCGTAAGGATCTGATAAAAAATGCCGATGGCTCTGTTGATTTATATTTTGGACCAAAAGCTCCAGCAGGAAAAGAGAAAAACTGGGTGCAGACTTTACCAGGAAAACACTGGTTTACTTATATGCGCTTTTATGGACCGACAACAGCTTATTTCGATAAGAGTTGGAAAATGGATGATATTAAAGAAGTGAAGTAG
- a CDS encoding DUF1214 domain-containing protein produces the protein MKKALLILVAAILFVSCKKETSTSEKSTSNVEAANAVPSDQDIVDAYTYLYARYLVLQQENYDINVEKIGYNKIKYNPLGSAQFVNPNLDVAYLEAWIAVDKDHAVILNVPKIEGRYYTAQLLDGWANVIVNINNRNFPKTPYGKFALVLKGSNPTIPADAVKIELPAEKAKILARVELKGTPDIAQKLQKQFTLTVPEGIKIAPPVAIPDFTPKKPIGGEIFDKVEEVLNSYPDVMPKGKEYQAKAIAIGEYRKKDDKAKARIDEIVETKAIPGFLAGAKGFGTQKGGWSVSYATGNFGDDILARDIINYGGLWANKIDEAIYFIGLIDSNKQPLSGDKVYEIRFPKDGLPDKVVNAFWSATVYSVPDYRVVPNKLKRYNLNNVSGLKKNPDGSLSIWLASSLPKDAIESNWLPTPAGKGFSINFRTYVPKKEVQDGKWFPAPIEEKK, from the coding sequence ATGAAAAAAGCACTTCTAATTTTAGTTGCAGCAATTCTGTTTGTCAGCTGCAAAAAAGAAACATCAACTTCAGAAAAATCAACTTCCAATGTAGAAGCAGCAAATGCAGTTCCTTCAGATCAGGATATTGTAGATGCTTATACTTATTTATATGCAAGATATTTAGTACTGCAACAAGAAAATTATGATATCAATGTCGAGAAAATAGGATACAATAAAATCAAATACAATCCGCTGGGTTCAGCTCAGTTTGTAAATCCAAATTTAGATGTCGCTTATCTAGAAGCTTGGATTGCTGTAGATAAGGATCATGCAGTTATTTTAAATGTTCCTAAAATTGAAGGACGTTATTATACCGCACAATTATTAGACGGCTGGGCCAATGTAATTGTCAATATCAACAACCGTAACTTTCCTAAAACTCCTTACGGGAAATTTGCTTTGGTTTTAAAAGGATCAAATCCAACCATTCCTGCAGATGCTGTAAAAATAGAACTGCCGGCAGAAAAAGCAAAAATTCTGGCTCGTGTAGAATTAAAAGGAACTCCAGATATTGCACAAAAACTGCAAAAACAATTTACGCTGACAGTTCCTGAAGGAATTAAAATTGCGCCTCCAGTTGCTATTCCAGATTTTACACCCAAAAAACCAATTGGCGGTGAAATATTTGACAAAGTCGAAGAAGTCCTAAATTCTTATCCTGACGTAATGCCAAAAGGAAAAGAGTATCAGGCCAAAGCAATCGCAATTGGAGAATATCGCAAAAAAGATGACAAAGCCAAAGCCCGTATCGATGAAATTGTTGAAACAAAAGCAATTCCAGGATTTTTAGCTGGAGCAAAAGGCTTTGGAACTCAAAAAGGAGGCTGGTCAGTATCATACGCGACAGGTAATTTTGGTGATGATATTTTGGCACGTGATATTATTAATTATGGAGGTTTATGGGCTAATAAAATTGATGAAGCCATTTATTTCATTGGATTAATTGACAGCAATAAACAGCCATTAAGCGGAGATAAAGTTTATGAAATCAGATTTCCAAAAGATGGACTTCCAGACAAAGTGGTTAATGCATTTTGGTCAGCAACGGTTTACAGCGTACCTGATTATCGAGTAGTACCTAATAAATTAAAACGCTATAACCTTAATAATGTTTCGGGTTTAAAGAAAAATCCTGATGGTTCTTTAAGCATTTGGTTAGCTTCTTCATTGCCAAAAGATGCAATCGAAAGCAACTGGCTGCCAACTCCTGCAGGAAAAGGTTTTTCTATCAACTTTAGAACGTATGTTCCTAAGAAAGAAGTTCAGGATGGTAAATGGTTTCCTGCTCCTATTGAAGAGAAAAAATAG
- a CDS encoding DUF4136 domain-containing protein codes for MIKRTNLRILPVLFLGLIYSCSPTVKVTSDYDHSANFGEYKTFAVYDLKAQQGQVNQLNVDRVTKAIRNEMLAKGFTESSNPDLKVNAVSILKNKTSVSANTDFYGYGGMYRPYGYWGGGAMMGGANTTFNTYDYVDGSLVIDIVSTKSQKLLWQGIGNAEIDSKPDNPEEFINGAIKKILADFPPGSAKK; via the coding sequence ATGATTAAAAGAACAAATCTTCGTATACTCCCAGTATTGTTTTTGGGATTAATTTACAGCTGTTCTCCAACTGTAAAAGTCACATCAGATTATGATCATTCTGCCAACTTTGGCGAATATAAAACCTTTGCGGTTTATGATTTAAAAGCACAGCAAGGCCAAGTTAATCAACTAAATGTTGATCGTGTAACAAAAGCTATTCGAAACGAAATGCTTGCTAAAGGCTTTACAGAATCTAGTAATCCTGATTTAAAAGTAAATGCAGTTTCGATATTAAAAAATAAAACTTCTGTAAGTGCAAACACAGATTTTTATGGATACGGCGGTATGTATCGTCCGTACGGATATTGGGGCGGCGGCGCTATGATGGGAGGAGCCAATACAACATTCAATACCTACGATTATGTCGATGGTTCATTGGTAATTGATATTGTCTCTACTAAAAGTCAAAAACTGCTTTGGCAGGGAATTGGAAATGCTGAAATTGACAGTAAACCAGATAATCCCGAAGAATTTATAAATGGTGCTATCAAAAAAATACTTGCTGATTTTCCTCCAGGATCAGCTAAAAAGTAA
- a CDS encoding helix-turn-helix domain-containing protein, translating to MIDILLSLFFFIATIAGLATSIMVLFSKKNYSKSFFLGMFLLSLAVVSIYNFYLSANTIKNFPELFTITKSFIFLAAPCSYLYVRNILSLNKRIRKYDWLHFLPFVIYFVLTLFAYVGSFTNLKAAHYIAIKIKNPFSILALTIWLSYVFFQTMLILNYDLKKFKGDQFHRIKVINWIKIYNLMILFLFSALFVHHFLLRKIDVVDISCYFLISSVLFFTVGWLYFKPQIFHDEEETFDFISDNTVAVKSKEIKNNLLITYELTPEKKEDYLLKLDYVLNAKKLFLKKDFVIRDLSDETGISVHHLSNLINSEFGLHFQDYVNLKRIEYFKDKINDPEWKDLSLEGMAWDSGFKSRTTCFRAFIKHTGKSPSEYFKTIRINPDRTSAYYFK from the coding sequence ATGATCGATATATTACTTTCACTCTTCTTTTTTATAGCCACAATTGCAGGTCTGGCTACCTCAATTATGGTGCTTTTTTCCAAAAAAAACTATTCAAAAAGTTTCTTTTTAGGAATGTTTTTGCTGAGTCTTGCAGTGGTAAGTATTTACAATTTTTATCTGTCTGCCAATACCATTAAAAACTTTCCAGAACTATTCACTATTACAAAATCGTTTATTTTTTTAGCTGCCCCTTGTTCTTATTTATATGTTAGAAACATTTTATCTCTCAATAAAAGAATCAGGAAATACGATTGGCTTCATTTTCTGCCTTTTGTTATTTATTTTGTATTGACACTTTTTGCATACGTTGGAAGTTTTACCAATCTAAAAGCGGCACATTATATTGCAATCAAAATCAAAAATCCATTTTCTATTTTAGCCTTGACGATTTGGCTGTCCTATGTCTTTTTTCAAACCATGTTGATTTTAAACTATGATCTGAAAAAATTTAAAGGAGATCAATTTCATCGAATTAAAGTAATCAACTGGATCAAGATTTACAATCTTATGATTTTGTTTTTATTTTCTGCGCTTTTTGTTCATCACTTTCTGTTAAGAAAAATTGATGTTGTAGACATTTCCTGCTATTTCTTAATTTCATCAGTTTTGTTTTTTACTGTGGGATGGCTTTATTTCAAACCTCAAATTTTTCATGATGAAGAAGAAACATTCGATTTTATAAGCGACAATACGGTTGCTGTAAAATCAAAAGAAATCAAGAATAATCTTCTCATAACATATGAGTTAACACCCGAGAAAAAAGAAGATTATTTATTAAAACTAGATTATGTTTTAAATGCTAAAAAGCTTTTTTTAAAGAAAGATTTTGTAATCAGAGACTTGTCTGATGAAACAGGAATATCTGTTCACCATTTATCCAATTTAATTAATTCTGAATTTGGACTTCATTTTCAGGATTATGTAAACCTCAAAAGGATAGAATATTTTAAAGATAAAATAAACGATCCAGAATGGAAAGATTTGTCTCTAGAAGGAATGGCTTGGGATTCTGGTTTTAAATCCCGTACAACCTGTTTTAGAGCATTTATAAAGCATACTGGGAAATCACCATCAGAATATTTTAAAACCATTAGAATAAATCCTGATCGTACAAGTGCTTACTATTTTAAATAA
- a CDS encoding transporter: MKAKISNSKKALQSIFTIISLAISFHSTAQLKGGHILGAMGLQSGTQAPENTLAVYIPGYIYTASSLRNGDGDKIGNPDLTMFITGAGASYVSDFKILGANYGATILLAGASNTIQGSYIDSKSDFAFTDMYVQPIQLGWHNKRADFIFTYQMYLPTGKYELGGSNNSGLGMFMNEFSAGTTLFFNDKKTFHFSALASYEINGKKKDTDIKTGDILSVEGGLGKTFYCMNAEKTAPKGILNAGLIYYFQYKVSDDKIPVGSLLLEPDKDHVGGLGAEINYLHIGCMTSAGLRWIGEVNAVNRFQGNTFFITLAHVFEFKKK; encoded by the coding sequence ATGAAAGCAAAAATTAGTAATTCGAAAAAAGCATTACAATCAATTTTCACCATTATATCATTAGCCATTTCCTTTCACAGCACGGCACAATTAAAAGGAGGACATATTCTTGGCGCCATGGGACTTCAATCAGGAACTCAAGCTCCAGAAAATACTTTAGCAGTATATATTCCAGGTTATATTTATACGGCATCTTCGTTAAGGAATGGTGACGGGGACAAAATTGGCAATCCAGATTTGACTATGTTTATAACTGGGGCAGGAGCCTCTTATGTAAGCGACTTTAAAATTCTGGGGGCCAATTATGGTGCAACTATTTTATTAGCAGGTGCTTCTAATACTATTCAAGGAAGTTATATCGATTCAAAAAGTGATTTTGCGTTTACAGATATGTATGTACAGCCCATTCAGCTGGGCTGGCATAACAAAAGAGCCGATTTTATTTTTACTTACCAAATGTATCTTCCAACAGGAAAATATGAACTTGGCGGAAGTAATAACAGCGGTTTAGGAATGTTTATGAATGAGTTTTCAGCAGGAACAACTTTGTTCTTTAATGATAAAAAAACATTTCATTTTTCAGCATTAGCCTCTTACGAAATTAATGGAAAGAAAAAAGATACCGATATCAAAACAGGTGATATCCTTAGTGTTGAAGGAGGTCTCGGGAAAACTTTTTATTGTATGAATGCTGAAAAAACAGCACCAAAAGGAATATTAAATGCAGGTTTAATTTATTATTTCCAATACAAAGTTTCTGATGATAAAATTCCAGTAGGAAGCCTATTGCTTGAGCCAGATAAAGATCATGTCGGCGGACTTGGCGCTGAGATTAATTACCTTCATATTGGCTGTATGACTTCTGCAGGATTGAGATGGATTGGAGAAGTTAACGCTGTAAATAGATTTCAAGGAAATACCTTCTTCATTACGCTGGCACATGTTTTCGAGTTCAAGAAAAAGTAA
- a CDS encoding HAD family hydrolase: MMYKKIYILPLFLLLLVSCKKADTVSTTTSTASDTTKIATSSDPLPSWNDTPLKKEIIDYVTKVTKEGSADFIPVQNRIATFDNDGTLWAEKPYVQELFAFYRVKKMVEANPSLAQKQPFKAVVEKDKSFFEKGGDKALIELVAATHTGMTEDEFEASAKEFFAGAKYPGKNVSLKQIRYQPQLELLNYLRANGFKTFIVTGGTIELVRAISEDFYGIPKDQVVGTSFKYKFDDAANSIKREPALDQFNDKEGKPVGIQLHIGQRPVFACGNEGGAGDLAMLRYSQGSKYPSFQMIVNHNDSIREYNYQEKDNLSLNTAAKYKYHVISMKDDWKKIFPDQ; the protein is encoded by the coding sequence ATGATGTATAAGAAAATATATATATTGCCCTTATTTCTATTGTTGTTGGTTTCTTGCAAAAAAGCTGATACAGTTTCAACAACGACTTCTACTGCTTCTGACACTACAAAAATTGCCACAAGTTCTGATCCGCTGCCAAGCTGGAATGATACTCCGTTGAAAAAAGAAATTATCGATTATGTTACCAAAGTCACCAAAGAAGGAAGCGCCGATTTTATTCCTGTACAAAACAGAATTGCCACTTTTGATAACGACGGAACGCTATGGGCTGAAAAACCTTATGTTCAAGAACTATTTGCTTTTTACCGTGTAAAAAAAATGGTGGAAGCCAATCCTTCTTTAGCACAAAAACAGCCGTTTAAAGCCGTTGTAGAAAAAGACAAATCTTTTTTTGAAAAAGGAGGCGATAAAGCGCTTATCGAATTAGTTGCTGCAACCCATACAGGAATGACCGAAGACGAATTTGAAGCTTCTGCCAAAGAGTTCTTTGCCGGAGCCAAATATCCAGGCAAAAACGTTTCTCTAAAGCAAATTAGATACCAGCCTCAGTTAGAACTGCTGAATTATCTCCGTGCAAACGGTTTTAAAACTTTTATTGTGACCGGAGGAACCATAGAATTAGTCCGTGCGATTTCGGAAGATTTTTACGGAATTCCAAAAGATCAAGTAGTAGGAACTTCTTTTAAATACAAATTTGATGATGCCGCAAACAGTATAAAAAGAGAACCTGCTTTAGATCAATTTAATGATAAAGAAGGAAAACCTGTTGGCATACAATTGCATATTGGTCAAAGACCTGTTTTTGCCTGCGGAAACGAAGGCGGCGCTGGTGATCTTGCCATGCTTAGATATTCTCAAGGAAGTAAATATCCTTCATTCCAAATGATTGTAAATCACAATGATTCTATCAGGGAATATAACTATCAGGAAAAAGATAATTTATCACTAAATACGGCTGCTAAATATAAGTATCACGTAATAAGTATGAAAGACGACTGGAAAAAGATATTTCCAGACCAATAA
- a CDS encoding BamA/TamA family outer membrane protein yields MKNKKTPPKIILFLLGFLLSFNVINAQKQHISAKDSLDGAFDLSDYIIYAHGFLVVPTVITEPALGGIGGAIVPVFLKKHAPIVDENGKKRFINPDITGGIGMYTGNKSWMVGAFRSGTLIKPKILYRVMAGYGDMNLSFYANNRPNLPDQEFKLNFKSTIFYTQWLKQFNNPKWSAGPQYLFLNSKINLPDVNLPPPFVDPKDIKSTISQLGLAVQFDGRDNIFTPDKGIRLQSDFFWSDNILGSDYDAWRVNLSAIGFYPLTKKLIGGLRIEGEQAFGNPPFYLLPGINLRGIPAARYQGKTSIVTEAELRWDFYRRWSIMGYGGLASAFNDWDDAFAKPVVYSYGTGFRYLLARKFKLRMGVDVAKGPEDWAYYIVFGSNWLR; encoded by the coding sequence ATGAAAAACAAAAAAACACCACCAAAAATTATCCTATTCTTGCTTGGATTTCTATTGTCATTTAATGTTATAAATGCACAAAAACAGCATATAAGTGCAAAAGATTCTCTAGACGGAGCGTTTGATTTAAGTGATTATATTATTTACGCACACGGATTTCTGGTCGTTCCAACCGTAATTACAGAACCAGCTTTAGGAGGAATTGGAGGTGCAATCGTGCCTGTTTTCTTAAAAAAACATGCACCAATTGTAGACGAAAATGGTAAAAAGCGTTTTATAAATCCAGATATCACGGGCGGAATCGGGATGTATACAGGAAATAAAAGCTGGATGGTTGGGGCTTTTCGTTCAGGAACGCTTATTAAACCCAAAATATTATACAGAGTTATGGCTGGCTATGGCGATATGAATTTATCATTTTATGCTAACAACAGACCAAATCTGCCAGATCAGGAATTTAAACTCAATTTTAAATCTACTATTTTTTATACACAATGGCTCAAGCAGTTTAATAATCCAAAATGGAGTGCAGGACCACAATATCTTTTTTTAAATTCTAAAATAAACCTGCCTGATGTTAATCTTCCCCCGCCATTTGTAGATCCAAAAGATATTAAAAGTACCATAAGCCAGCTCGGATTAGCAGTGCAATTCGACGGACGTGATAATATTTTTACACCAGATAAAGGAATTAGGCTTCAATCAGATTTCTTCTGGTCAGATAATATTTTAGGAAGTGATTATGATGCCTGGCGCGTCAATTTATCTGCAATTGGATTTTATCCCTTAACTAAAAAATTAATCGGCGGGCTGAGGATTGAAGGGGAACAGGCGTTTGGTAACCCGCCTTTTTATCTTTTGCCGGGAATTAATTTAAGAGGAATTCCAGCCGCACGATACCAAGGAAAAACAAGTATTGTAACAGAAGCCGAATTAAGATGGGATTTTTACCGACGATGGAGTATAATGGGTTATGGAGGTCTAGCAAGTGCTTTTAACGATTGGGACGATGCTTTTGCAAAACCAGTTGTTTATAGTTACGGAACAGGTTTCAGATATTTACTGGCCAGAAAGTTTAAACTCAGAATGGGTGTTGACGTTGCAAAAGGACCAGAAGATTGGGCTTACTATATCGTTTTTGGAAGTAATTGGTTGCGATAA
- a CDS encoding arylsulfatase, protein MKQSKLKNAIMLFAFVCFTLIEANAQNSKKPNILVLWGDDIGTTNISAYSDGVMGYTTPNIDRLANEGMRFLHYYGEQSCTAGRAAFLTGQHGLRTGLTKVGFPGAPMGMSQLDPSVGGIMKSLGYATGQFGKNHVGDRNESLPTVNGFDEFFGNLYHLNAEEEPELPDYPKDPEYLKKFGPRGVLKCTATNVDDGTTDPRFGRVGKQRIEDTGPLTKKRMETVDDETSAAAIDFIKRQNAAGKPFFCWFNATRMHLRTHVRAEHRGRYTHGDSEYIDGMIEHDETIGSILKALDDLGIADNTIVVYSTDNGPHMNTWPDGAMTPYRSEKNTNWEGAFRVPCIVRWPGHIKAGTVTNEIMSHNDWIPTFASIAGEPDIINKLLKGYSANGKTYKVHLDGFDQSKFLEGKTPKSARDKFFYTDDDGLLVGLREGDYKYVFAEQRLGGTLGVWAEPFTKLRLQKIFNLYQDPFERADITSNTFWDYQLNHVQLMYGAIQDVVVFAETFKEYPPRSIPPSFSAYTIMEEAMKDIKAQKYIEKNVLPKLKEDEAETKKKK, encoded by the coding sequence ATGAAACAGAGTAAACTTAAAAATGCCATAATGCTTTTTGCATTTGTTTGCTTCACACTTATTGAAGCAAATGCTCAGAATAGTAAAAAACCAAATATTCTGGTGCTATGGGGTGATGATATAGGAACAACTAATATTAGTGCCTATAGTGATGGAGTTATGGGATATACCACCCCCAATATTGATCGTTTAGCGAATGAAGGAATGCGATTCTTACATTATTATGGAGAACAAAGCTGTACTGCTGGCCGTGCAGCGTTTTTAACAGGACAGCATGGTCTAAGAACCGGATTGACAAAAGTGGGTTTCCCTGGAGCACCAATGGGAATGAGTCAGTTAGATCCTTCTGTTGGAGGAATAATGAAAAGCCTTGGATATGCAACTGGACAGTTTGGTAAAAATCATGTGGGAGATCGTAATGAGAGTTTACCGACAGTTAATGGTTTTGATGAATTTTTTGGAAATCTTTACCACCTAAATGCAGAAGAAGAGCCAGAATTGCCAGATTATCCAAAAGACCCAGAATATCTGAAAAAATTTGGACCTAGAGGAGTATTAAAATGTACTGCAACAAATGTTGATGACGGAACTACAGATCCTCGTTTTGGAAGAGTTGGAAAACAAAGAATCGAAGATACAGGACCTCTTACTAAAAAAAGAATGGAAACTGTAGATGACGAAACATCAGCAGCAGCCATCGATTTTATTAAAAGACAAAATGCAGCGGGAAAACCATTTTTTTGCTGGTTTAATGCCACTCGTATGCACCTTCGTACACATGTTAGAGCAGAACATAGAGGCAGATATACACACGGCGATAGTGAATATATCGATGGTATGATCGAACATGACGAAACAATTGGTAGTATTTTGAAAGCCCTAGACGATTTAGGAATTGCTGATAATACTATTGTTGTGTATTCTACAGATAACGGTCCTCATATGAATACATGGCCAGATGGCGCAATGACTCCTTACCGCTCAGAAAAAAATACAAACTGGGAAGGTGCTTTCCGCGTACCTTGTATTGTTCGCTGGCCAGGACATATTAAAGCAGGAACTGTAACTAATGAAATAATGAGCCATAACGACTGGATTCCCACATTTGCTTCAATTGCAGGTGAGCCAGATATAATAAATAAACTTTTAAAAGGTTATTCTGCAAATGGAAAAACATATAAAGTGCATTTAGATGGTTTTGATCAAAGTAAATTTTTAGAAGGCAAAACACCAAAAAGTGCCAGAGATAAATTCTTTTACACAGATGATGACGGACTTTTAGTTGGGTTGAGAGAAGGAGATTATAAATATGTTTTTGCCGAACAAAGGTTAGGAGGAACATTAGGAGTCTGGGCAGAACCTTTCACCAAACTGCGTTTGCAAAAGATATTTAATTTATATCAGGATCCTTTTGAAAGAGCTGATATAACTTCAAATACTTTTTGGGATTATCAGTTGAATCATGTGCAACTAATGTATGGTGCAATTCAAGATGTCGTTGTATTTGCAGAAACATTTAAAGAGTATCCTCCAAGATCAATTCCACCAAGTTTCTCTGCTTACACAATTATGGAAGAAGCGATGAAAGATATTAAAGCACAAAAATATATTGAGAAAAACGTTCTTCCTAAATTAAAAGAGGATGAAGCAGAAACAAAAAAGAAAAAATAG
- a CDS encoding DUF2252 domain-containing protein, which translates to MAEEFENRTDTSFDAAASKAERFEKGAAIRKVTSRSVHRQLNLADDREDPVEILIKTSIGRIENLLPIRYSRMMESPFAFFRGAAAIMAADLAHTPNTGIHLQLCGDCHLMNFGGFATPERKLVFDINDFDETYPGPWEWDLKRLAASFAIAGRWKKFSNKTCKEFAWNVADSYKRHMLEYSKLSALQIWYAHIDLAELIEKGEDEEIKSFQQKRIKKAAEYTAHEKEFAKMTYHEGSRARIKDDPPLIYHPTGEEGKRILKEAEIVHKRYIDSLPDDKKVLLNRYTLHDLAVKVVGVGSVGTSCGISLLMSATGEPIFLQFKEARKSVLEENVKIKNKYPHEGERIVMGQKLMQSASDMFLGWTNDSQNKFFYIRQLRDAKVKPVLEIMKEQNMNDYAKACGWALARAHARTGDPSLLSGYMGKNDEFADAIAKFSILYADQNESDYNKMVEAVKAGRLPISPEI; encoded by the coding sequence ATGGCTGAAGAATTTGAAAATAGAACTGACACTTCATTTGATGCTGCAGCTTCAAAAGCGGAACGTTTTGAGAAAGGCGCTGCCATTAGGAAAGTTACGTCCCGTTCGGTTCATCGGCAATTGAATCTCGCAGATGATCGCGAAGATCCTGTAGAGATTCTCATTAAAACAAGTATTGGAAGAATCGAAAATCTATTGCCTATTCGATATAGCCGAATGATGGAGTCGCCTTTTGCATTTTTTAGAGGAGCCGCCGCAATTATGGCTGCCGATTTGGCTCACACGCCCAATACTGGAATTCATTTGCAGCTTTGCGGTGATTGTCATTTGATGAATTTTGGCGGATTTGCAACTCCAGAACGTAAACTGGTCTTTGATATTAATGATTTTGACGAAACATATCCAGGTCCGTGGGAATGGGATTTGAAAAGACTGGCTGCCAGTTTTGCAATTGCCGGGAGATGGAAAAAATTTTCGAACAAAACCTGTAAGGAATTTGCATGGAATGTCGCTGATAGTTACAAAAGGCACATGTTGGAATACAGTAAATTATCGGCACTTCAAATTTGGTACGCGCATATTGACCTGGCAGAATTAATAGAAAAAGGAGAAGACGAAGAAATAAAATCCTTTCAGCAAAAACGAATCAAAAAAGCAGCTGAATATACCGCACACGAAAAAGAGTTTGCAAAAATGACTTATCACGAAGGTTCGCGCGCAAGAATAAAAGACGATCCACCTTTAATTTATCATCCAACGGGAGAAGAAGGAAAACGAATTTTGAAAGAAGCCGAAATTGTGCACAAACGTTATATCGATTCTCTGCCAGATGATAAAAAGGTGCTTTTAAACCGTTACACTTTACACGATCTAGCTGTAAAAGTGGTAGGTGTAGGAAGTGTCGGTACAAGCTGCGGTATTAGTTTACTGATGTCGGCAACTGGTGAACCTATTTTTTTACAATTTAAAGAAGCCCGAAAAAGTGTACTCGAAGAAAATGTAAAAATTAAAAACAAGTATCCGCACGAAGGAGAACGAATTGTAATGGGACAAAAGCTGATGCAGTCTGCCTCGGATATGTTTTTAGGATGGACAAACGACAGCCAGAACAAGTTTTTTTACATCCGCCAGCTTCGTGATGCCAAAGTAAAACCAGTTCTTGAAATAATGAAAGAACAAAATATGAATGATTATGCCAAAGCCTGCGGATGGGCACTTGCAAGAGCGCACGCAAGAACAGGCGACCCATCTTTATTATCTGGATATATGGGCAAAAATGACGAATTCGCCGACGCAATTGCCAAGTTTTCCATTTTATATGCAGATCAAAATGAGTCAGATTACAATAAAATGGTCGAAGCTGTAAAAGCAGGAAGACTCCCAATTTCGCCAGAGATATAA